A region of Faecalibacterium taiwanense DNA encodes the following proteins:
- a CDS encoding lysylphosphatidylglycerol synthase transmembrane domain-containing protein, translated as MSQPASAAPSRKKTVISLLVLAALTGIIVLLFKDNWAEITAALSQLSAWQVLVVLAIGLSYPLLEGCVAWGIVRSRIPGFRLWQGIDTAWCGTFGNVVTLGAGAVPVQTWYLHRCGLPVGPGVGLMTLQYVFHKTTVLLYATVMLLFQHRWLAANTTGVMNYLPMAYAVVAAIIVVLVLVCVSPLVQNLARWLMRLLPKTEKWQQRRADWQQQLDILGEESRRLLADKPRCAEILALQAVKLFGLFCLPYLCIRFMGLSPLSFLQVQLLTSLMLFLSNALPNVAGMGSIETAFLLVFGSFLERGEVMSVMMLYRIASYYVVFAASAVGFFFAQRHLGQMGAEPPKED; from the coding sequence ATGAGCCAACCCGCCTCTGCCGCACCTTCCCGCAAAAAGACAGTGATCTCGCTGCTGGTGCTCGCCGCACTTACCGGCATCATCGTGCTGCTGTTCAAGGACAACTGGGCCGAGATCACCGCAGCGCTTTCGCAGCTGTCCGCATGGCAGGTGCTGGTGGTGCTGGCCATCGGCCTCAGCTACCCGCTGCTGGAGGGGTGCGTGGCGTGGGGCATCGTGCGCAGCCGCATCCCGGGCTTCAGGCTCTGGCAGGGCATCGATACCGCGTGGTGCGGCACCTTTGGCAATGTGGTCACGCTGGGCGCAGGTGCAGTGCCGGTGCAGACATGGTATCTGCACCGCTGCGGCCTGCCGGTTGGCCCGGGCGTGGGCCTGATGACCCTGCAGTACGTGTTCCACAAAACCACCGTGCTGCTGTATGCCACGGTGATGCTGCTGTTTCAGCACAGATGGCTTGCCGCCAACACCACCGGTGTGATGAATTATCTGCCCATGGCATACGCTGTAGTGGCGGCCATCATTGTGGTGCTGGTGCTGGTGTGCGTATCGCCGCTGGTGCAGAACCTTGCCCGCTGGCTGATGCGTCTGCTGCCCAAAACGGAAAAATGGCAGCAGCGCCGCGCCGACTGGCAGCAGCAGCTGGATATTCTGGGCGAGGAGAGCCGCCGTCTGCTGGCGGATAAGCCCCGCTGCGCTGAAATTCTGGCATTGCAGGCGGTCAAGCTGTTCGGGCTGTTCTGCCTGCCCTACCTGTGCATCCGGTTCATGGGGCTTTCCCCTCTGAGCTTTTTGCAGGTGCAGCTGCTCACCAGCTTGATGCTGTTTTTGTCCAACGCCCTGCCCAATGTGGCCGGCATGGGCTCCATCGAGACGGCATTCCTGCTGGTGTTCGGCAGCTTTCTGGAGCGCGGCGAGGTGATGAGCGTGATGATGCTCTACCGCATCGCCAGCTATTATGTGGTGTTCGCCGCCAGCGCCGTGGGCTTCTTCTTTGCCCAGCGGCATCTGGGCCAAATGGGAGCGGAGCCGCCAAAGGAGGATTGA